A genomic segment from Lignipirellula cremea encodes:
- a CDS encoding phosphoglycerate kinase gives MAKKTIADVDVADKTVLMRVDFNVPLDDQQQVTDDRRIRMALPSIRSVLDRGGKLILMSHLGRPGGKGFEAEYSLKPAAEKLAELLNCPVELASDVGGDDSQAKAAALADGGVLVLENLRFHAGEKKGDAQFAQTLAGLADIYCNDAFGTCHRTDASMVATPKAMGDKPKVVGFLVAKEIEYLTDAISNPGRPFVAILGGAKVTDKIAVIENLLTICDEVLIGGAMAYTFSLAQGGEVGDSLVERDRVELARELIAKSNGKLKLPVDSTCGDAFKGDCNKQNVDAGKIPAGWEGLDIGPKTAEIYAADVKKAKTVIWNGPMGVFEMPPFDAGTRAVAEAVAASDAVSIIGGGDSAAAIEQFGLADKVSHVSTGGGASLEMLEGKKFEAVELLDEK, from the coding sequence ATGGCCAAAAAAACGATTGCCGATGTCGATGTCGCCGACAAAACAGTGCTGATGCGTGTCGACTTCAACGTCCCGCTCGACGACCAGCAGCAAGTCACCGACGATCGCCGGATCCGGATGGCGCTGCCGTCGATCCGCTCCGTCCTGGATCGCGGGGGAAAATTGATCCTGATGAGCCACCTGGGACGTCCCGGCGGCAAAGGGTTTGAGGCCGAATACAGCCTCAAACCGGCAGCCGAGAAACTGGCCGAACTGCTCAACTGCCCCGTCGAACTGGCGTCTGATGTCGGCGGCGACGACTCCCAGGCCAAAGCGGCCGCCCTGGCCGACGGCGGCGTGCTGGTGCTGGAGAACCTGCGTTTCCATGCCGGCGAGAAAAAAGGCGACGCCCAGTTCGCCCAGACCCTGGCTGGCCTCGCGGACATTTACTGCAATGATGCCTTTGGCACATGCCACCGGACCGACGCCTCGATGGTCGCTACGCCGAAAGCGATGGGCGACAAGCCGAAGGTCGTCGGTTTCCTGGTCGCTAAAGAGATCGAATACCTGACCGACGCCATCTCCAATCCGGGCCGGCCGTTCGTCGCCATCCTGGGCGGAGCGAAAGTCACCGACAAAATCGCCGTGATCGAGAACCTGCTCACCATCTGCGATGAAGTGCTGATCGGCGGCGCGATGGCCTATACTTTTTCCCTCGCCCAGGGCGGCGAAGTGGGGGACAGCCTGGTCGAACGCGATCGGGTCGAACTGGCCAGGGAGCTGATCGCCAAATCAAACGGCAAGCTGAAACTGCCCGTCGACTCCACCTGCGGCGACGCTTTCAAAGGCGATTGCAACAAGCAGAACGTCGACGCCGGCAAGATCCCGGCCGGCTGGGAAGGGCTCGATATTGGCCCCAAAACGGCCGAAATTTACGCCGCTGACGTCAAGAAGGCGAAAACGGTCATTTGGAACGGACCGATGGGCGTGTTTGAAATGCCCCCCTTTGACGCCGGCACGCGGGCCGTCGCGGAAGCGGTCGCCGCCAGCGACGCGGTCAGCATCATCGGCGGCGGCGACAGTGCAGCCGCCATCGAGCAGTTTGGCCTGGCCGACAAAGTCAGCCACGTCAGCACCGGCGGCGGCGCCAGCCTGGAGATGCTCGAAGGGAAGAAATTCGAGGCCGTCGAACTGCTCGACGAAAAATAA
- the rfbD gene encoding dTDP-4-dehydrorhamnose reductase, with product MTKADDTSSRVLVTGASGQLGSALIRRLGGVAIGLTRADLDLADPQAIRDCVRRHSPQVVINAAAYTQVDQAEQESERCFAINAAAVEVLTEACQNVGARLVHISTDYVFGEPGQRQPFTESDPPCPRGVYACSKQEGELQALRDPQSLVIRTCGLYGHGGRNFVETMLRLGQERDRLRVVDDQVCTPSSVEQVAAAVLWLARSRQTGLLHVANQGATTWFGFAAEIFHRSELAVELEPITTAQYGAPAPRPAYSVLDTSLFQSLGGPGLSAWDAALAEYLAARSSS from the coding sequence GTGACCAAGGCGGATGACACTTCCTCACGCGTGCTGGTAACGGGCGCCTCCGGCCAGCTGGGATCCGCGCTGATCCGTCGTCTGGGAGGCGTCGCGATCGGACTCACTCGTGCGGATCTGGACCTGGCCGATCCGCAGGCAATCCGCGATTGCGTCCGCCGGCACTCGCCGCAAGTGGTCATCAATGCGGCCGCTTATACCCAGGTGGACCAGGCCGAACAGGAATCCGAGCGGTGCTTTGCGATCAACGCCGCCGCTGTCGAAGTGCTGACGGAAGCCTGCCAGAACGTGGGCGCTCGTCTGGTGCACATTAGCACAGACTACGTTTTTGGCGAACCGGGCCAGCGACAACCTTTCACAGAAAGCGACCCGCCCTGTCCCCGGGGCGTTTATGCCTGCTCCAAACAGGAAGGCGAACTCCAGGCGCTGCGCGACCCGCAGTCGCTCGTGATTCGTACTTGCGGGCTGTATGGCCATGGCGGTCGGAACTTTGTGGAAACCATGCTGCGACTGGGCCAGGAGCGTGATCGCCTGCGGGTGGTGGACGACCAGGTCTGCACGCCCAGTTCTGTCGAACAGGTGGCGGCGGCCGTGCTCTGGCTGGCCCGTTCCCGCCAGACGGGCCTGCTGCACGTGGCCAACCAGGGAGCGACCACCTGGTTCGGCTTTGCGGCCGAGATCTTCCACCGGTCCGAGCTGGCAGTGGAACTGGAGCCGATCACCACGGCCCAGTACGGGGCGCCGGCGCCGCGGCCCGCTTATAGCGTGCTCGATACGTCGCTTTTCCAGTCGCTGGGCGGACCTGGTCTGTCGGCCTGGGATGCGGCGCTGGCTGAATATCTGGCGGCGCGCTCATCGTCGTAG
- the hisI gene encoding phosphoribosyl-AMP cyclohydrolase, with amino-acid sequence MSDMTGPDFSRNGGLLPAVAQDASTREVLMLAYMNEEAYAETVRTGRAVYYSRSRQRLWRKGEESGHQQQVQAIFVDCDADTILLLVEQVGAACHEGYKSCFFRQVVDGALVVTATQLKDPREIYNQESSS; translated from the coding sequence ATGTCGGATATGACTGGCCCGGACTTTTCCCGCAACGGCGGACTGCTCCCCGCCGTCGCCCAGGACGCCTCCACTCGCGAAGTCCTGATGCTGGCCTACATGAATGAAGAAGCCTACGCCGAAACCGTGCGCACCGGCCGCGCCGTGTATTACAGCCGCAGCCGCCAGCGACTCTGGCGAAAAGGAGAAGAGTCCGGCCACCAGCAACAGGTCCAGGCGATCTTCGTCGATTGCGACGCAGACACGATCTTGCTCCTGGTTGAGCAAGTTGGCGCAGCCTGTCACGAAGGGTACAAAAGCTGTTTCTTTCGCCAGGTCGTCGACGGCGCCCTGGTCGTTACGGCCACCCAACTTAAAGATCCGCGCGAGATCTATAACCAGGAGTCTTCCTCGTGA
- a CDS encoding MlaD family protein gives MDERILYFRVGIVILAAVIVTGILILLFGLGFQSEYKVYMIFPQAPGVSVDTPVRKSGVLIGRVSEVELLDEGGVRLTADIISSRAIKRSEVPRIGTASLLGDAVVEFVPSDTAPPSVEDYASGDVITNGIVARNPLESLNEFADMKEEISLTMKAVRDAGGSIDAAGRLVGALAENVNQKVNTNEAGMQTVMEKANKALDDFSMAMQSMNKLLGDEELQAELRRSLESFPKLFDEAELTLTSTRETLAGFDRLSAQFERVGASAERNLANLEGFTAPLGERGEEIALKIDRTLTNVDALVLDLGKFSGSLSSNQGSLGLLMNDEELYYKLNRAATNIEDASRQITPILADVRVFTDKIARDPRQLGVKGALDQRPAGAGTKMPISFSPSW, from the coding sequence ATGGACGAACGCATTCTTTACTTCCGTGTTGGCATTGTCATTCTGGCTGCCGTCATTGTCACCGGCATTTTGATCCTGCTGTTCGGGCTGGGGTTTCAGAGCGAGTACAAGGTGTACATGATCTTCCCCCAGGCGCCGGGCGTGTCCGTGGATACGCCGGTGCGCAAAAGCGGCGTGTTGATCGGCCGTGTTTCTGAAGTGGAATTGCTCGATGAAGGCGGCGTGCGGCTGACGGCGGACATTATCTCCAGCCGCGCGATCAAACGGAGCGAAGTCCCGCGGATCGGCACGGCCTCGCTGCTGGGCGACGCGGTGGTGGAGTTCGTCCCTTCGGATACGGCTCCTCCCAGCGTCGAAGACTACGCCAGCGGCGACGTCATCACCAATGGCATCGTCGCCCGGAATCCGCTGGAATCGTTGAATGAATTCGCTGACATGAAAGAGGAAATCAGCCTCACCATGAAAGCGGTCCGCGACGCAGGCGGGTCGATCGACGCGGCCGGTCGCCTGGTCGGCGCTCTGGCGGAGAACGTCAACCAGAAGGTCAACACCAACGAAGCCGGCATGCAAACGGTGATGGAAAAGGCCAACAAAGCGCTCGACGATTTCTCCATGGCCATGCAGTCGATGAACAAGCTGCTGGGCGACGAAGAACTGCAGGCAGAGCTACGCCGCAGCCTGGAAAGTTTCCCCAAGCTGTTTGACGAGGCAGAATTGACGCTGACTTCCACGCGGGAAACGCTGGCCGGGTTTGATCGCCTGAGCGCCCAGTTCGAACGGGTTGGCGCCAGTGCGGAGCGGAACCTGGCCAATCTGGAAGGCTTCACCGCCCCGCTGGGCGAACGCGGCGAAGAGATCGCGCTGAAGATCGATCGCACGCTGACCAATGTCGACGCCCTGGTGCTGGACCTGGGGAAATTTTCCGGCTCGCTCAGCAGCAACCAGGGTTCGCTCGGACTGCTGATGAATGACGAAGAGCTGTACTACAAGCTCAACCGGGCGGCGACCAACATCGAAGACGCCAGTCGACAGATCACACCGATCCTGGCCGATGTCCGCGTATTCACCGACAAGATCGCCCGCGATCCGCGGCAACTGGGCGTCAAAGGGGCTCTCGATCAGCGACCGGCAGGCGCCGGAACGAAAATGCCGATCAGTTTCTCGCCTTCGTGGTAG
- a CDS encoding RidA family protein gives MSTPEAQLQSLGLELPPAPKPGGVYKPVVIIDNVAYVSGHGPLNSDGTMLVGRVGSEVDQQAGYDAARQTGLAILATLKANLGELSRVKRVIKSLGMVNCTADFDKHPAVINGYSELLAQVFGEENGVGARSAVGMGSLPGNITVEVEAIFELHPA, from the coding sequence GTGAGCACCCCCGAAGCACAGCTGCAGTCCCTTGGCCTGGAACTTCCCCCGGCTCCCAAACCGGGCGGCGTTTATAAACCGGTCGTGATTATCGATAACGTGGCCTACGTCTCCGGACATGGCCCGCTCAATTCCGACGGCACGATGCTGGTCGGACGGGTCGGCAGCGAAGTGGACCAGCAGGCTGGCTACGATGCGGCCCGGCAAACCGGACTGGCGATCCTGGCCACCCTCAAAGCCAATCTGGGCGAACTCAGCCGGGTCAAACGCGTGATCAAATCGCTCGGTATGGTCAACTGCACAGCCGATTTCGACAAACACCCGGCCGTGATCAACGGTTACAGCGAACTGCTGGCCCAGGTCTTTGGCGAAGAAAACGGCGTCGGCGCCCGCAGCGCGGTCGGCATGGGCTCGCTGCCCGGCAATATCACCGTCGAAGTCGAAGCCATTTTCGAGCTCCACCCGGCGTAA
- a CDS encoding TIGR02996 domain-containing protein translates to MHLEDVFIEAILADPSNPDPRRVYADFLEEGGDLRGEFLRVQCDLQHGSALPEDVRLLHQTQARLRPLIDPDWLDLLGYASPPIERCRVRFRFQCPKVWDRLSVTDDPQVRHCDGCQRHVHYCDNLDDALYHAGNGDCVAIDARVNRQPGDLEIIAVMGMMLPYHDDENDR, encoded by the coding sequence ATGCATCTCGAAGACGTGTTCATCGAAGCGATCCTGGCCGACCCTTCCAATCCCGACCCGCGTCGGGTGTACGCCGACTTTCTCGAAGAAGGGGGCGATCTGCGGGGCGAGTTTCTCCGCGTGCAGTGCGACCTGCAGCACGGATCCGCCTTGCCGGAAGACGTCCGGCTCCTCCATCAGACCCAGGCCCGTTTGCGGCCGCTGATCGATCCCGACTGGCTGGATCTGCTGGGCTATGCGTCGCCGCCGATCGAGCGCTGCCGGGTCCGCTTCCGGTTTCAATGTCCCAAGGTGTGGGACCGCCTGTCCGTCACCGACGATCCGCAAGTGCGCCATTGCGACGGCTGCCAGCGACACGTGCACTACTGCGACAACCTTGACGACGCCCTGTACCACGCCGGCAACGGCGACTGCGTGGCGATCGACGCCCGGGTCAACCGCCAGCCCGGCGACCTCGAAATTATCGCCGTGATGGGCATGATGCTGCCGTATCACGATGACGAAAACGACCGCTAG
- a CDS encoding glucuronate isomerase has protein sequence MSLELRNRLFNELNSLTLIDPHTHINPHAPASTTLADILGYHYYTELAHSAGMPKSEIEQQDLDPRELVGRLFENLEPLANTIQYSWFVEIAQAFFGLEGDELKSGDWSTLYETALAKMAADDWADQVLAQSKLEAVFLTNSFDDDLEGFDSDVYIPCLRTDDLVFQLGEESVRERLANTTGIEVHDVATLDEAIGKLFEKFISRGVRACAISLPPDFSPKKITPGRANTAIDEVCTKGAGANVQQHRAAAQFIFWKIAEYCKECRLPFDLMIGVNRNVYTDGVHQGRDLYDSRVSLIQYRELFNAFPEVKFPISVLASVTNQELASYAWIFPNVLTNGHWWYSNTPTFIEHDASARLEAVPATKQIGYYSDMYKLEFALPKFNMYKRILAKILSERYVIDRNWTEERALALGRQVLRGNVDATFPDRKPPKIDSAIYNDPALSDKSSQQEPEAGGSSIF, from the coding sequence ATGTCGTTAGAGCTCCGCAATCGCCTGTTCAACGAGCTGAACTCCCTGACGCTGATCGATCCGCATACGCACATCAATCCGCATGCGCCGGCTTCGACGACGCTGGCCGATATTCTGGGGTACCACTATTACACCGAGTTGGCGCACTCGGCGGGCATGCCAAAAAGTGAGATCGAACAGCAGGATCTGGACCCCCGGGAACTGGTCGGCCGGCTGTTTGAGAACCTGGAGCCGCTGGCGAACACGATCCAGTACAGCTGGTTTGTGGAGATCGCCCAGGCGTTTTTCGGCCTGGAAGGGGACGAGCTGAAGTCGGGCGACTGGTCGACTTTATATGAAACGGCTTTGGCGAAAATGGCGGCCGACGACTGGGCCGACCAGGTGCTGGCGCAGAGCAAGCTCGAGGCCGTCTTCCTGACCAACTCCTTCGACGACGATCTGGAGGGTTTCGATTCCGACGTTTACATCCCCTGCCTGCGCACCGACGATCTGGTGTTCCAGCTGGGCGAAGAAAGCGTACGCGAGCGGCTGGCCAACACGACCGGCATCGAAGTTCACGATGTCGCCACGCTGGACGAAGCGATTGGAAAGCTCTTTGAGAAATTCATTTCCCGCGGCGTCCGCGCCTGTGCGATCTCCCTGCCGCCCGACTTTAGCCCGAAGAAAATCACCCCGGGCCGGGCCAATACGGCGATCGACGAGGTCTGCACCAAAGGCGCCGGGGCCAATGTGCAGCAGCATCGAGCGGCGGCGCAGTTCATCTTCTGGAAAATCGCCGAGTACTGCAAAGAGTGTCGCCTGCCGTTTGACCTGATGATCGGCGTGAACCGGAACGTTTATACCGACGGCGTGCATCAGGGCCGGGACCTGTACGACAGCCGCGTGTCGCTGATCCAGTACCGCGAGCTGTTTAACGCCTTCCCGGAAGTGAAATTCCCGATCTCTGTGCTGGCCAGCGTGACGAACCAGGAACTGGCGAGCTACGCCTGGATTTTCCCGAACGTGCTGACCAACGGCCACTGGTGGTATTCCAACACGCCGACCTTTATCGAGCACGACGCCTCGGCCCGACTGGAAGCGGTGCCCGCCACCAAGCAGATCGGCTATTACAGCGACATGTACAAGCTGGAATTCGCCCTGCCCAAGTTCAATATGTACAAGCGAATCCTGGCGAAGATCCTCAGCGAGCGATACGTCATCGACCGGAACTGGACGGAAGAACGGGCCCTGGCGCTGGGTCGGCAGGTGCTGCGCGGCAATGTCGACGCCACCTTCCCCGATCGCAAACCGCCGAAGATTGATTCCGCCATCTACAACGATCCGGCGCTGAGCGACAAGTCGAGCCAGCAGGAACCCGAAGCGGGCGGCTCTTCCATTTTTTAG
- a CDS encoding MlaE family ABC transporter permease, whose protein sequence is MSAGPTTETAETQRFGDGFVEWVSNWGALAVEGVVGIGSITVFTLRTLRWLLTRYPQKETLLPNFNQVGADSLPVVALTGTFIGMVLAVQSYFQFHALGLETRLGAVINMSLVRELGPVLAATMLAGRVGSAMAAELGTMRVTEQIDALESMGANAIHYLVVPRLLACLLMIPVLTIMADFMGVFGGYCYSWLILDIDWHFYWRNSKEFVGAFDLFVGVFKSLFFGAAIAIVSCYRGFHCSPGAEGVGKAATAAFVYSFVLILMLDLFLTISLDAVYHSLWPSGGNTLI, encoded by the coding sequence ATGTCGGCTGGTCCCACGACGGAAACCGCAGAAACCCAGCGCTTTGGCGATGGGTTTGTGGAGTGGGTCTCGAACTGGGGCGCCCTGGCGGTGGAAGGGGTGGTGGGGATCGGCTCCATCACCGTGTTTACGCTCCGCACGCTCCGCTGGCTGTTGACCCGGTATCCGCAAAAAGAAACGTTGCTGCCCAACTTTAACCAGGTGGGAGCCGACAGCCTGCCGGTGGTGGCACTGACGGGAACGTTCATCGGCATGGTGCTGGCGGTGCAAAGCTATTTTCAGTTCCATGCCCTGGGGCTGGAAACGCGCTTGGGCGCCGTAATTAATATGTCGCTGGTGCGAGAGCTGGGGCCGGTGCTGGCGGCGACAATGCTGGCGGGACGGGTCGGCAGCGCGATGGCGGCCGAGCTGGGCACGATGCGTGTGACGGAACAAATCGACGCCCTGGAAAGCATGGGCGCCAACGCCATTCATTATCTGGTGGTGCCGCGACTGCTGGCCTGCCTGTTGATGATTCCCGTGCTGACGATCATGGCGGACTTTATGGGGGTGTTTGGCGGCTACTGTTACAGCTGGCTGATCCTGGATATCGACTGGCATTTTTACTGGCGAAACTCGAAGGAGTTTGTCGGAGCGTTCGACCTGTTTGTCGGCGTTTTCAAGAGCCTGTTTTTTGGCGCGGCCATTGCCATTGTCAGCTGCTATCGGGGCTTTCATTGCTCGCCGGGCGCCGAAGGGGTCGGCAAGGCGGCGACGGCGGCGTTTGTTTACTCTTTTGTCCTGATCCTGATGCTGGATTTGTTCTTGACGATCAGCCTCGACGCGGTGTACCACAGCCTTTGGCCCAGCGGCGGAAACACGCTCATCTAA
- a CDS encoding glycosyltransferase family 2 protein, producing MDRSLSIVLPVCNAQKQLVEQAPRLLEALSDLATRFELVIVDDGSTDQTEDVAVELARQYPQIRCVRHRLPKGQKAAIETGLEEASGEIVLVHDIATPLSEEELLRLWSLRNEKELVMARAEREEKSSSAAVVYRMMNLNDAPRRSTAGMQMIRREAAEQVVASEAVARRRPDAGPQHRLDPRMAADSRPGVDPDDRDVSGRRPPNFLSRMNRVRSRSISQFSE from the coding sequence GTGGACCGATCCCTCAGTATTGTGTTACCCGTCTGCAACGCTCAGAAGCAGCTCGTCGAACAGGCGCCCCGCCTGCTCGAAGCGTTGTCCGATCTGGCGACGCGGTTTGAACTCGTCATTGTCGACGACGGCTCGACCGATCAAACCGAAGATGTGGCGGTCGAACTGGCCCGCCAGTACCCCCAGATCCGGTGCGTCCGGCATCGGTTGCCGAAAGGCCAGAAGGCGGCGATTGAAACGGGCCTGGAAGAGGCCAGCGGAGAGATCGTGCTGGTGCACGATATTGCCACGCCGCTTAGCGAGGAAGAACTGCTGCGATTGTGGTCGCTGCGGAATGAGAAAGAACTGGTCATGGCCCGCGCCGAACGGGAAGAGAAGTCCAGTTCCGCCGCGGTCGTTTATCGCATGATGAATCTGAACGACGCCCCCCGTCGGTCCACCGCAGGCATGCAGATGATTCGTCGCGAAGCGGCCGAGCAGGTCGTCGCCAGCGAGGCCGTCGCCCGGCGTCGTCCCGATGCGGGCCCGCAGCATCGGCTGGATCCCCGCATGGCGGCCGATAGCCGCCCCGGCGTCGATCCCGACGATCGCGATGTGTCGGGCCGACGTCCGCCCAACTTTCTCTCCCGGATGAACCGGGTGCGCAGCCGCTCGATATCGCAGTTCTCGGAGTAA
- a CDS encoding glycosyltransferase family 2 protein codes for MTDLPLDVSVVVPTYNGERFLLGALASIDRQTLPPCEIIVVDDGSQDATVELARSFQPAACPLLVIESPRNSGSPARPLNRGIEQARGPLIAILEQDDEFLPDKLASQANALTNDHELAVVFGLCNRLGETSRPGSRSQTAAITAELQAAGAPVAEGYRINGEELFRLLVWRGCYYSGFPGIMFRKSDWEKKGGLRTDWQVGTDLEFFCWLTQQGPGLFQPRHVYSRRLHGESLSASGAAAHADILELFDEYLTPDHPLLAHPQTAASIRMYANRAAWYVTLAGGAPGGYRLWRQARRELGSPLTTTLSSGAVLLGLYGFSAWRRPSSDIATCVERLKAAVHQLAGKCRART; via the coding sequence TTGACGGATCTCCCCTTGGATGTCAGCGTTGTGGTCCCGACCTACAACGGCGAGCGATTCCTGCTCGGCGCGTTGGCTTCGATCGATCGTCAAACACTTCCGCCCTGCGAGATTATCGTGGTCGACGATGGCTCGCAAGATGCAACCGTCGAGCTGGCGCGTTCGTTTCAACCTGCTGCCTGCCCTCTCCTGGTGATCGAATCTCCCCGGAACAGCGGTTCGCCTGCCCGGCCGCTCAACCGGGGAATCGAACAGGCCCGGGGCCCGCTGATCGCCATTCTGGAACAGGACGACGAGTTCCTGCCTGACAAACTGGCGTCCCAGGCGAACGCCCTGACGAACGACCACGAACTGGCGGTCGTCTTCGGCCTGTGCAATCGACTGGGAGAGACGTCCCGGCCAGGCAGCCGCTCGCAGACTGCCGCCATTACGGCCGAACTGCAGGCCGCCGGGGCGCCGGTCGCCGAAGGCTATCGCATTAACGGAGAGGAACTGTTTCGCCTGCTCGTCTGGCGCGGCTGCTATTACAGCGGCTTTCCGGGAATCATGTTCCGCAAATCGGACTGGGAGAAAAAAGGAGGCTTGCGCACCGACTGGCAGGTCGGCACCGATCTCGAATTCTTCTGCTGGCTTACGCAGCAAGGACCGGGCCTGTTCCAGCCTCGGCACGTTTACTCCCGCAGGCTGCATGGCGAAAGCTTGTCGGCCAGCGGGGCGGCCGCCCATGCGGACATACTGGAACTCTTCGATGAATACCTGACGCCGGATCATCCGCTGCTGGCCCATCCCCAAACCGCCGCATCGATCCGCATGTACGCCAACCGGGCCGCCTGGTATGTGACTTTGGCTGGAGGCGCCCCCGGCGGCTACCGTTTGTGGCGCCAGGCCCGACGCGAACTGGGCAGCCCGCTCACGACGACCCTCTCCAGCGGCGCGGTGCTCCTGGGCCTGTACGGATTCAGCGCGTGGCGACGACCGTCATCCGATATCGCAACCTGTGTGGAACGTCTCAAGGCGGCCGTACATCAACTGGCCGGCAAATGCCGGGCCCGCACGTAG
- a CDS encoding ABC transporter ATP-binding protein — protein sequence MNEPVSDNRTIVEVKGLHVQFGKQAVLRNINIQVPRGQTVAIIGESGCGKTVLMKTLIRLIPPTQGEVMFDGQDMSELSERELTQQRTRCGFVFQNAALFDSMTIGQNVAFPLRQHKRLPSAEVRELVLSRLAEVGLPDSVVYKKPAELSGGMRKRVGLARALILNPELVLYDEPTTGLDPIMSDVINELIMRTRSRNPVTSIIVTHDMHSARKVADRIIMTYPLPRLGEEDSQILYDGPPEEIDDCRDTRVTQFVNGEAGERLMEMRERSGAA from the coding sequence ATGAACGAACCTGTCTCCGATAACCGGACGATCGTCGAGGTGAAAGGGCTGCACGTGCAGTTCGGCAAACAGGCGGTGCTGCGCAATATCAATATCCAGGTGCCTCGCGGGCAGACGGTCGCCATTATCGGCGAGAGCGGTTGCGGCAAAACGGTGCTGATGAAGACGCTGATTCGACTGATCCCGCCGACGCAAGGCGAGGTGATGTTCGACGGCCAGGACATGAGTGAACTTTCCGAACGGGAACTGACCCAGCAGCGGACGCGGTGCGGCTTTGTCTTCCAGAACGCGGCCCTGTTTGACAGTATGACCATCGGCCAGAATGTGGCATTCCCCTTGCGACAGCATAAGCGCCTGCCCTCGGCCGAAGTGCGGGAGCTGGTCCTGTCGCGGCTGGCGGAAGTCGGCCTGCCTGATTCGGTCGTTTACAAAAAGCCGGCGGAGTTGTCAGGCGGCATGCGAAAGCGGGTTGGCCTGGCGCGGGCCCTGATTTTGAATCCGGAACTGGTCCTGTACGACGAGCCGACGACCGGGCTGGATCCGATTATGAGCGATGTAATCAACGAACTGATCATGCGGACCCGATCGCGAAATCCGGTCACCAGCATTATCGTCACCCACGATATGCACAGCGCCCGGAAGGTCGCCGACCGAATCATTATGACGTACCCCTTGCCCCGACTGGGTGAAGAGGATTCGCAGATTTTGTACGACGGACCGCCGGAAGAAATTGACGACTGCCGCGACACCCGCGTGACACAGTTTGTCAATGGCGAGGCCGGCGAGCGATTAATGGAAATGCGGGAACGCAGCGGAGCCGCCTAA
- a CDS encoding class IV adenylate cyclase produces the protein MSSPVCQNIEIKARLADLESARDICARLETPCAEVELQVDTYFDATAGRLKLREIQRQKSGTQAAELIGYQRPDQGAAKTSSYHRVELAPGDPMQALLSLVLPVRQVVVKRREIYLWKNVRVHLDEVEGLGLFLEFEAVVGPDCDVGLCRERVDYLIEQFGLAPEDLIAHSYVDM, from the coding sequence ATGTCGTCCCCTGTTTGCCAGAATATCGAAATTAAAGCGAGGCTGGCGGATCTGGAGTCGGCCCGTGATATTTGCGCCCGGCTGGAAACGCCTTGCGCTGAAGTCGAGCTGCAGGTCGACACCTATTTTGACGCGACTGCGGGACGGCTCAAACTACGAGAAATCCAGCGCCAGAAAAGCGGGACGCAGGCGGCCGAACTGATCGGCTACCAGCGACCCGATCAGGGCGCAGCCAAAACCAGCAGCTATCACCGGGTGGAACTGGCGCCTGGCGATCCCATGCAGGCGTTGCTGTCGCTGGTGCTGCCGGTGCGACAGGTCGTTGTCAAACGGCGGGAGATCTACCTGTGGAAGAATGTCAGGGTGCATCTAGACGAGGTAGAAGGGCTCGGCCTGTTCCTGGAGTTTGAAGCGGTGGTCGGGCCCGATTGCGACGTCGGCTTGTGCCGCGAGCGGGTCGATTATCTGATCGAGCAGTTCGGCCTGGCGCCAGAAGACCTGATTGCCCATTCGTATGTGGATATGTAG